One Paraburkholderia sp. IMGN_8 DNA window includes the following coding sequences:
- a CDS encoding SDR family oxidoreductase, which yields MMKTWFITGTSSGLGRLLAERLLQRGDRVVATLRREGALDELKKQHDDRLHVLTLDVTDIRAVHSKIAAAFEAMGRIDVVVNNAGYGLFGAAEEVTDEQIVRQIATNLTGSIQVIRAALPHLRRQGGGRIVQVSSEGGQIAYPNFSLYHATKWGIEGFVESVAKEVGPFGIDFVIVEPGPTSTQFAAGLDHAVPMPEYDDTPAGDVRRAIASNSFAIRGDAGKTVTAMIVAADSAHPPLRLTLGGGAYDSIRAALAERLRVLEAQKDIAFSVDSISEADRHRGAR from the coding sequence ATGATGAAGACCTGGTTTATCACCGGCACGTCGTCAGGCCTCGGCCGACTACTCGCCGAGCGCCTGCTGCAACGCGGCGATCGGGTCGTCGCGACGCTGCGGCGCGAGGGGGCGCTTGATGAGCTGAAAAAACAGCACGACGACCGGTTGCATGTGCTGACACTCGATGTCACCGACATCCGCGCGGTGCACTCGAAAATCGCTGCCGCATTCGAAGCGATGGGGCGTATCGACGTGGTCGTGAACAACGCGGGCTACGGGTTATTCGGCGCGGCCGAGGAAGTGACTGATGAACAGATAGTCAGGCAGATCGCCACCAATCTCACTGGATCGATTCAGGTCATCCGTGCCGCGCTGCCTCACCTGCGCCGCCAGGGCGGCGGCCGGATCGTCCAGGTCTCGTCCGAAGGTGGACAGATCGCTTACCCGAATTTCAGCCTCTATCACGCTACGAAATGGGGCATCGAAGGTTTCGTCGAGTCAGTGGCAAAGGAGGTGGGGCCATTCGGCATCGACTTCGTGATCGTGGAGCCGGGGCCGACGAGCACGCAGTTCGCTGCCGGTCTCGATCACGCGGTGCCGATGCCCGAGTACGACGATACCCCGGCGGGCGACGTCAGGCGGGCGATCGCGTCCAACAGTTTTGCAATTCGGGGCGATGCCGGCAAGACGGTCACCGCAATGATCGTCGCGGCGGACTCGGCACATCCGCCGTTACGCCTGACGCTTGGCGGCGGTGCCTACGACTCGATCAGGGCTGCGTTGGCTGAGCGCCTGAGGGTGCTCGAAGCACAGAAGGATATCGCGTTTTCAGTCGACTCGATAAGCGAAGCGGACCGGCACAGAGGGGCGCGGTGA
- a CDS encoding IS1182 family transposase: MKRFIEGEDRKQVTLLPECLDDFVAGDNPVRIIEAFVEELELGSLGFDGAMPSTTGRPSYHPGVLLKIYIYGYLNRVQSSRRLERECQRNVELMWLTGRLAPDFKTIADFRRDNGIGIRNVCRRFVVLCRELKLFSQALVAIDGSKFKAVNTRDRNFTEGKVDKRQKQIEESIQRYLNALETADRTQPAEVEAKTTRLQDKIARLREQMRNLDQIKEQLKTQPDGQLSMTDPDARSMATSGKGSGMVGYNVQVAVDAKHHLIVAHEVTNSGSDRTQFSPIAKAARDAMGRTRLRAVADRGYYSGPQIKECADADVAVMLPKPTTSSAKSHGRFDRADFSYIARDDEYQCPVGERAIYRFTREEHGMQLRRYWSSACPQCTMKSQCTPSTERRITRWEHESVLDAVQRRLDRTPDAMTVRRRTVEYVFGTFKHWTGYTHFLTRRLPNVRTEMSLNVLAYNLMRVLRILGFKRTMKAMRLVGA, translated from the coding sequence ATGAAGCGTTTCATAGAAGGCGAAGATCGCAAGCAGGTGACGCTGCTTCCAGAATGCCTTGATGACTTCGTCGCCGGGGACAATCCGGTCAGGATCATCGAGGCGTTCGTTGAAGAGCTTGAGCTTGGATCACTGGGCTTCGATGGAGCGATGCCGTCGACTACAGGTCGACCGTCCTATCATCCGGGCGTGCTGCTGAAGATCTATATCTACGGCTACCTGAACCGGGTCCAGTCGAGCCGCCGCCTGGAACGTGAATGCCAACGCAATGTTGAATTGATGTGGCTCACGGGTCGCCTGGCGCCGGACTTCAAGACCATAGCGGACTTCCGTCGTGATAACGGCATTGGCATCCGCAACGTATGTCGCCGCTTCGTCGTCCTGTGCCGGGAACTGAAGCTGTTCTCGCAAGCGCTGGTTGCCATCGACGGTAGCAAGTTCAAGGCAGTCAACACTCGCGATCGCAACTTCACAGAGGGTAAGGTCGATAAGCGCCAGAAGCAGATCGAGGAGAGCATCCAGCGGTATCTGAACGCGCTGGAGACTGCCGATCGTACGCAACCCGCTGAGGTGGAAGCGAAGACGACCCGCTTGCAGGACAAGATCGCGCGCTTACGCGAGCAGATGAGAAACCTCGATCAGATCAAGGAGCAACTCAAGACGCAGCCTGATGGCCAACTCTCGATGACCGATCCCGATGCACGCTCCATGGCGACGAGCGGCAAAGGCTCAGGAATGGTGGGCTACAACGTACAGGTGGCAGTAGACGCCAAACACCATCTCATCGTTGCTCACGAGGTCACAAATTCTGGCAGTGACCGGACGCAGTTCAGTCCCATTGCGAAAGCTGCGCGCGATGCGATGGGTAGGACCAGACTGCGGGCAGTCGCCGATCGTGGCTACTACAGTGGGCCTCAGATCAAGGAGTGCGCGGATGCCGACGTTGCAGTCATGCTGCCGAAGCCCACGACATCAAGCGCGAAATCCCATGGCCGATTCGACCGGGCAGACTTCAGCTACATTGCGCGGGACGACGAATACCAATGTCCAGTTGGCGAACGGGCAATCTACCGCTTCACCCGGGAAGAGCACGGTATGCAACTGCGCCGTTACTGGAGCAGTGCCTGTCCTCAGTGCACCATGAAATCACAATGCACGCCGAGCACAGAACGCCGAATCACCCGATGGGAACATGAGTCGGTGCTGGACGCGGTCCAACGTCGGCTCGACAGGACGCCGGATGCGATGACAGTTCGCAGGCGGACTGTCGAATATGTATTCGGGACGTTCAAGCACTGGACGGGTTACACACACTTCCTGACACGCAGGCTGCCCAACGTGAGGACCGAGATGAGTCTGAACGTACTTGCCTACAACCTCATGAGAGTGCTGAGAATCCTCGGGTTCAAGCGGACAATGAAAGCGATGCGGCTGGTGGGCGCCTGA
- a CDS encoding IS701 family transposase, with translation MGISTERFEEYVSLIAQTLGHADRVEPFRGYCTGLLLPVKRKSVEPMAAQLAPTRVRSEHQRLHHFVADAPWSDQAVLDAVRVRTLKQVSARVGEPEALLIDDSGLPKKGKHSVGVARQYCGQLGKQDNCQVAVSISLANEQFSLPVRYQLYLPQSWADDPVRRDQCKVPEAIEFATKPAIALQLLESLGECEGMPELVVADAGYGVNTMFREQLTAMGFTYVVGVTGTVSLQSEGQAPLQAKELAMQLPTRRFRTLTWREGTNRALSSRFAATRVRCVSREAQARELSDEQWLLVEWPKSEVEPSKYFLSTLPPDTPIKELVRLAKLRWRIERDYQELKQELGLGHFEGRSWRGFHHHATLCIAAYGFLIAERLAVQKKTSTDRLLREMPLLPKAFRPRGAPA, from the coding sequence ATGGGAATCTCAACGGAACGGTTTGAAGAGTACGTGTCATTGATTGCACAGACGCTTGGGCACGCTGATCGTGTCGAACCGTTTCGTGGCTATTGCACGGGATTGCTGCTACCGGTCAAGCGGAAAAGTGTGGAACCGATGGCAGCGCAACTGGCGCCCACCCGGGTACGTTCGGAACATCAGCGCCTGCATCACTTTGTCGCCGACGCGCCGTGGTCGGATCAAGCAGTGCTCGATGCGGTGCGCGTTCGTACGCTGAAGCAAGTCAGTGCGCGAGTGGGCGAACCAGAGGCGCTGCTGATCGACGACAGCGGGTTGCCGAAGAAGGGAAAGCATTCGGTAGGGGTGGCCCGGCAATACTGTGGGCAATTGGGTAAGCAAGACAACTGCCAAGTGGCGGTCAGCATCTCGTTGGCCAACGAGCAATTCAGTCTGCCGGTGCGCTACCAACTGTATTTGCCACAAAGCTGGGCAGACGACCCAGTACGGCGCGATCAGTGCAAAGTGCCCGAGGCGATTGAGTTCGCCACTAAACCGGCGATCGCCCTGCAACTGCTGGAGAGCCTGGGCGAGTGTGAAGGGATGCCGGAGTTGGTGGTGGCCGATGCAGGCTATGGGGTGAACACGATGTTTCGCGAGCAACTCACGGCGATGGGTTTTACCTACGTGGTCGGGGTGACCGGCACAGTCAGCCTGCAATCGGAAGGCCAGGCGCCGCTGCAGGCGAAAGAGTTGGCAATGCAATTGCCAACTCGACGCTTTCGCACCCTCACCTGGCGGGAAGGCACAAACCGCGCCTTGTCGTCACGTTTTGCGGCTACACGGGTACGTTGCGTCTCACGCGAAGCACAGGCAAGAGAACTCTCCGATGAGCAATGGTTGCTCGTCGAGTGGCCCAAGAGCGAAGTCGAGCCGAGCAAGTATTTCCTAAGCACGCTGCCCCCTGACACGCCCATCAAGGAACTCGTGCGACTCGCCAAATTGCGCTGGCGCATCGAGCGCGACTATCAAGAACTCAAGCAGGAACTCGGCCTCGGGCATTTCGAGGGACGCAGTTGGCGCGGTTTCCATCACCACGCGACGCTGTGCATAGCGGCTTACGGCTTTCTCATTGCGGAGCGCTTGGCGGTGCAAAAAAAAACTTCAACCGATCGGCTACTCCGCGAAATGCCTCTCTTACCCAAAGCCTTCCGGCCCCGGGGCGCCCCTGCGTAA
- a CDS encoding SET domain-containing protein-lysine N-methyltransferase codes for MHALAAGERVLEYKGEITSWRNAVRRHQREGVEGHTFLFGLSDGSVIDGSRGGNSARWLNHACAPNCETIEDEGRIFIHTLRPIEPGEELFIEYLLATDDPPDEDVRAQYACRCAAKGCRQSMLANAA; via the coding sequence ATGCATGCGCTCGCGGCGGGCGAGCGCGTGCTTGAGTACAAAGGTGAAATCACCTCGTGGCGAAATGCGGTGCGCCGTCACCAACGTGAAGGCGTCGAAGGCCATACTTTCCTGTTCGGTCTGTCCGATGGGTCCGTGATTGACGGCAGTCGCGGCGGCAATAGTGCACGCTGGCTGAATCACGCTTGCGCACCGAACTGCGAGACTATCGAGGACGAGGGACGGATTTTCATCCACACGCTGCGGCCGATCGAGCCGGGCGAAGAACTGTTCATTGAATATCTGCTCGCCACTGACGATCCGCCGGATGAAGACGTTCGGGCGCAGTACGCGTGCCGGTGTGCTGCAAAAGGGTGCCGTCAGTCGATGCTGGCGAACGCGGCGTGA
- a CDS encoding alpha/beta fold hydrolase has protein sequence MTDFETYDLGRVVLQSGATLPNMLLSYKTYGRLNAARDNAIVYPTFYSGSHLDNEWLIGEHMGLDPREYFIIVPNMFGNGVSSSPNNNPPPYDRGRFPHVTLYDNVAMQYRLVTEKFGIESLRLVTGWSMGAMQAFHWAAMYPEMVERILPFCGAARCSRHNFVFIEGLKAPLVLDPEFKDGFYDAPPTRGMRAAARVFAGWGFSQAFLRQRLDMEAMGYGSLEDFITQFWEGDFLKKDANNILSMMWSWQYGDICANSLYKGDFDRALGSITAKAIVMPGRTDLYFPPEDSEYEVSKMPNAQLRPIESVWGHFAGGPAANAVDVKFIDSAVREILAT, from the coding sequence GTGACAGACTTCGAAACTTATGATCTCGGCCGCGTCGTACTACAGTCCGGCGCAACGTTGCCAAACATGTTGCTCAGCTACAAGACGTATGGCCGGCTGAATGCAGCGCGCGACAACGCGATTGTCTATCCGACGTTTTACAGCGGCAGCCATCTCGACAACGAATGGCTGATTGGCGAGCACATGGGGCTCGATCCGCGGGAGTACTTCATCATCGTGCCGAATATGTTTGGTAATGGCGTATCGAGTTCGCCAAACAACAATCCGCCGCCTTACGATCGTGGCCGCTTTCCGCATGTGACGCTCTACGATAACGTCGCAATGCAGTATCGCCTTGTGACCGAGAAGTTCGGCATCGAATCGCTCAGGCTTGTTACTGGCTGGTCGATGGGCGCGATGCAGGCGTTCCATTGGGCCGCGATGTATCCGGAAATGGTCGAGCGCATTCTGCCGTTCTGCGGGGCGGCGCGGTGCTCGCGGCACAACTTTGTGTTTATCGAAGGGCTTAAGGCGCCATTGGTGTTGGACCCAGAATTCAAGGACGGTTTCTACGACGCGCCGCCGACGCGTGGAATGCGCGCTGCTGCGCGTGTGTTTGCCGGGTGGGGATTTTCGCAGGCGTTTCTGCGTCAACGGCTCGACATGGAAGCGATGGGATATGGCTCTCTTGAGGACTTTATTACCCAGTTCTGGGAGGGCGATTTCTTGAAGAAGGACGCGAACAATATTTTGTCGATGATGTGGAGCTGGCAGTACGGCGATATTTGCGCGAATTCGCTTTATAAGGGAGATTTCGATCGGGCGTTGGGCAGTATCACTGCAAAGGCTATTGTGATGCCTGGGCGCACGGATCTCTATTTTCCGCCGGAAGATAGTGAGTATGAGGTTTCGAAGATGCCCAATGCACAGTTGCGGCCTATTGAGTCGGTTTGGGGGCATTTTGCGGGCGGCCCTGCGGCCAATGCTGTCGACGTTAAATTCATCGATAGTGCGGTGAGGGAAATTTTGGCTACGTAG
- a CDS encoding amino acid ABC transporter permease/ATP-binding protein, translated as MKALRIKHKIVGALGMVAMFVLQPAMAAGLDGVQVLDGFKELAGYVGSPFLLGGAWIAVKITLIAMSIGLVLGLGLALMRLSRFKALNSAAWGYVWFVRGTPQLLQLVFIFDALPLIGLRFDEVTTAVIGFALNEAAFSAELFRAGILSVNRSQSTAAAALGMGPLLTLRRIILPQSMRAVIPGLANDTIGMLKLTSIASVIFVNELTFRSQQVVGQNFKFFTVFGAAAVIYLFLTSGISLLQVWLERIFDHERDRKITFSWFGLRASTRDVKPLDAPIVLPFAAKEPEANAHAWIGTLLPAESRTARQRDEPFVACRNIWKSYGKREILRGVDLSIEYGEVVVILGPSGSGKSTLLKLINHLEPLDWGTIKVDSQYVGYREVPGGGGTVRPLHNLARARADARVGMVFQHFNLFSHLSALDNIVEAQRQVYDVPRAEAEALGRELLKSVGLAAHADFLPHRLSGGQQQRVAMARALAIKPKLMLFDEPTSALDPELVGEVLGVMRGLADAGMTMVVVTHEIRFARDVADRVVFMDGGEVVEQGTPQQVIDNPTHERTRKFLNVVVNQI; from the coding sequence ATGAAGGCATTGCGTATCAAACACAAGATCGTCGGCGCCCTCGGTATGGTTGCCATGTTCGTATTGCAGCCGGCGATGGCCGCCGGTCTCGATGGGGTTCAGGTGCTCGACGGTTTCAAGGAGCTGGCCGGTTATGTCGGCTCGCCGTTTCTGCTCGGCGGCGCGTGGATCGCGGTGAAGATCACGCTGATCGCGATGTCAATCGGGCTAGTGCTCGGGCTCGGTCTTGCGCTGATGCGGCTGTCGCGGTTCAAGGCCTTGAACTCAGCGGCGTGGGGTTATGTCTGGTTCGTGCGCGGCACACCGCAGCTGCTGCAGCTCGTGTTCATCTTCGACGCGTTGCCGCTGATCGGTTTGCGTTTCGATGAAGTCACGACTGCGGTTATCGGCTTTGCATTGAACGAGGCGGCGTTCAGCGCTGAACTGTTTCGTGCTGGGATCTTGTCGGTGAACCGTTCGCAATCGACCGCAGCCGCCGCACTCGGCATGGGACCGTTGCTGACGTTACGCCGCATTATCCTGCCGCAATCGATGCGCGCGGTGATCCCGGGTCTCGCCAACGACACCATCGGCATGTTGAAGCTAACGTCGATCGCGTCGGTGATCTTCGTCAACGAGCTAACGTTTCGCTCGCAACAGGTCGTCGGGCAGAACTTCAAGTTCTTTACCGTTTTCGGCGCGGCGGCGGTGATTTATCTGTTCCTGACGAGCGGGATTTCATTGCTTCAGGTGTGGCTCGAACGCATCTTCGATCACGAGCGCGACCGAAAGATCACGTTCTCGTGGTTCGGACTGCGCGCATCGACGCGTGATGTGAAACCGCTCGACGCACCGATTGTTTTGCCGTTCGCAGCCAAAGAGCCGGAGGCGAACGCTCACGCATGGATCGGTACGCTGCTGCCTGCCGAAAGTCGCACGGCTCGACAGCGCGATGAACCGTTTGTCGCGTGCAGGAACATCTGGAAGTCGTATGGCAAGCGCGAGATTTTGCGCGGAGTCGACCTGTCGATCGAGTATGGTGAAGTGGTCGTCATCCTCGGCCCGAGCGGTTCCGGTAAAAGCACACTGCTCAAGCTCATTAACCATCTCGAGCCGCTTGACTGGGGAACGATCAAGGTCGATTCGCAGTATGTGGGTTATCGCGAAGTACCGGGTGGCGGCGGCACGGTGCGGCCCCTGCACAACCTCGCACGTGCACGCGCCGACGCGCGCGTGGGCATGGTGTTCCAGCATTTCAATCTCTTCAGTCATTTGAGTGCGCTGGACAATATCGTTGAAGCACAGCGGCAGGTCTATGACGTGCCGCGCGCCGAAGCGGAAGCGCTCGGCCGGGAGCTGTTGAAAAGCGTGGGCCTCGCCGCGCATGCGGATTTTCTGCCGCATCGGTTATCGGGCGGGCAGCAGCAGCGCGTGGCGATGGCGCGCGCGCTCGCGATCAAGCCCAAGTTGATGCTCTTCGACGAACCGACTTCGGCGCTCGATCCAGAACTCGTCGGTGAAGTGCTTGGCGTGATGCGCGGGCTGGCCGATGCCGGCATGACGATGGTCGTGGTCACGCACGAAATCCGCTTTGCCCGCGATGTCGCCGACCGCGTCGTGTTCATGGACGGTGGCGAAGTTGTGGAGCAAGGGACGCCGCAGCAGGTCATCGACAACCCGACTCACGAGCGCACCCGAAAATTCCTTAACGTCGTCGTTAATCAAATATGA
- a CDS encoding ABC transporter substrate-binding protein, translated as MSKAVKLLLCALTGLLLAQGASAQSCEPSKVAQKYPSLAGKTIKIGVDPESPPYAFRDSKDFNKIIGADADMARAVFDCAGVKTEFFTAGWPGLLPALRAGQIDVMWDLLYYTPERAKETTFVTYMQAGTGGLVAAGNPKKIDDISRLCGLTVTAGIGTVELTMAQAQAAKCKAQGKPDVTIMTSADIASGARLVSSHRADVMMYDLALVDGLAKQNPQLYTRGFMVTSGMKIGVGVKKGNADMVAAVSDGLKIMQANQTQKKTFQQYGVDPSLETPTTLLTQ; from the coding sequence ATGTCAAAGGCAGTCAAGCTACTGTTATGCGCTCTCACCGGCCTTCTCCTCGCACAAGGCGCGTCAGCGCAATCGTGCGAACCGTCCAAGGTGGCCCAGAAATATCCATCGCTTGCGGGTAAGACCATCAAGATCGGCGTGGACCCCGAGTCGCCGCCGTATGCGTTTCGTGACAGCAAGGATTTCAACAAGATCATCGGCGCCGATGCCGACATGGCCCGGGCCGTGTTTGACTGCGCTGGCGTGAAGACGGAATTCTTCACTGCCGGCTGGCCGGGGCTGCTGCCCGCTCTGCGTGCCGGACAGATCGATGTGATGTGGGACTTGCTGTACTACACGCCGGAACGCGCGAAGGAAACGACCTTCGTCACATATATGCAGGCCGGCACGGGCGGTCTGGTGGCGGCTGGCAACCCCAAGAAGATCGATGACATCTCCAGGCTCTGCGGCCTCACCGTCACGGCAGGGATCGGCACCGTCGAACTGACGATGGCGCAAGCGCAAGCCGCCAAATGCAAAGCCCAAGGCAAGCCTGATGTGACCATCATGACGTCCGCCGATATCGCGTCAGGCGCGCGCCTCGTCTCAAGCCATCGCGCCGATGTCATGATGTACGACCTGGCGCTCGTCGACGGTCTCGCGAAACAGAACCCACAGCTCTACACGCGCGGCTTCATGGTGACGAGCGGCATGAAGATCGGCGTGGGCGTGAAAAAAGGCAACGCCGATATGGTCGCCGCCGTGTCCGATGGACTCAAGATCATGCAGGCCAATCAGACGCAGAAGAAGACCTTTCAGCAGTACGGCGTAGATCCGTCGCTGGAAACGCCTACCACACTGCTTACTCAATAA
- a CDS encoding polysaccharide deacetylase family protein, whose protein sequence is MDSPAYRALPGHGRFQYSPINGRPVYRWPDGSRLAVYIGFNIEHFAFGEGLGPTIGPVMPEPDVLNHAWREYALRVGAWRCLDLFDELALPAAAIINTALYDHCSELVAAFAQRGDELVAHGHTNSERQGTLTEDHERALIVACRERIAAESAQQPAGWLSPWLSESHVTSDLVAEAGYQYTLNWCHDDQPTRVLTRNGQPLWAIPYPEEVNDIPMILARQMDAKSFADLVIDHFEEMLRQSAREPLVMGIALHAYLMGQPHRLCHLRRALEHIARARDEGRICVTTPGSIASHMDFLGH, encoded by the coding sequence ATGGATTCTCCCGCATATCGCGCGTTGCCCGGCCACGGGCGCTTTCAATATTCGCCGATCAACGGCCGCCCTGTTTATCGTTGGCCTGACGGTTCCCGGCTAGCGGTCTATATCGGCTTCAACATCGAGCACTTTGCGTTTGGCGAAGGACTGGGGCCGACTATCGGTCCGGTGATGCCCGAACCCGATGTGCTAAATCACGCGTGGCGTGAGTACGCATTGCGCGTGGGCGCATGGCGTTGCCTCGATCTCTTCGATGAACTCGCGCTGCCGGCCGCGGCCATCATCAACACGGCGCTCTACGATCACTGCTCTGAGCTGGTCGCCGCGTTCGCTCAGCGTGGCGATGAACTCGTCGCGCACGGCCATACGAATTCGGAACGGCAAGGAACGCTGACAGAAGACCACGAACGCGCGCTGATCGTGGCATGTCGCGAGCGGATCGCGGCCGAGAGCGCGCAGCAGCCAGCGGGCTGGTTATCGCCGTGGCTCTCGGAGAGTCATGTCACCAGCGATCTGGTGGCCGAAGCGGGTTACCAGTACACGCTCAACTGGTGTCACGACGATCAGCCCACGCGCGTGCTTACGCGCAACGGTCAGCCGCTGTGGGCGATTCCGTATCCGGAAGAAGTCAACGATATCCCGATGATTCTTGCGCGCCAAATGGACGCAAAGTCGTTCGCCGATCTAGTGATTGATCACTTCGAGGAAATGCTGCGGCAATCCGCGCGAGAGCCGCTGGTGATGGGCATTGCGTTGCATGCGTACCTGATGGGACAGCCGCATCGTTTGTGTCACTTGCGGCGGGCGCTCGAACATATTGCCCGCGCGCGCGACGAAGGCCGGATCTGCGTCACTACGCCGGGTTCGATTGCAAGCCACATGGACTTCCTCGGCCATTAG
- a CDS encoding acetamidase/formamidase family protein — MDLQRFTTESYAEVDRLRAWNEALDRLGLHCGASQAAARHLHGTIKSRRSSNGFELIALTAFAQTIELKVDGADSLVVVLNLDGGVTLVADGVRAGVATGDIVYASSREEALLSFTTDFRAFLIRVPRAAINARLLTPFSLRAGRLPGDAGIGHVFSGFLRSINESVETLSLDELRPLELALAEFLVASLAGHDKEGSFSGLTPSQAALFSRVCRTIEGNLADPDFGLTSIAKEERVSPRYLQKLFEAVGQNFSTYLRSRRLERCRADLVNPLYEKLSIADVCFRWGFNDPAYFSRAFREQYGASPRTFRHEASLELARHLVRRISRGLPVNAGTLLVHAQLAERGAVHEVADEAASADQLEAPSAPPPRESGKPRHHLLRATANTIHWGYFSHDLKPVLELNSGDTVTIETLTQHAADDWERMVQGDPGAESVFHWTAGRKNVNRRGAGPMDASIYGRGAGEGFGVHICTGPIAVHDAEPGDVLEVRILDIHPRRCANPKFAGRAFGSNAAAWWGFHYRELLTEPKPREVVTIYELDADATAGETACARAVYNFRWTPQRDPFGVMHPTIDYPGVPVDHSTVVENHDILKNVQIPVRPHFGVITVAPQQDGLIDSIPPSTFGGNLDNWRVTRGASVFLPVGVPGALLSIGDPHASQGDSELCGTAIECSLTGDFQLVLHKKETLGRQVFADLTYPLVETADEWVLHGFSYPNYLAEFGTSAQSAVYEKSTLDLAMRDAFIKTRRFLMTTKALSEDEAISLISVAVDFGVTQVVDGNWGVHAIIRKSLFTA; from the coding sequence TTGGACTTACAGCGTTTCACCACCGAGTCGTACGCCGAAGTAGATCGCCTGCGAGCATGGAACGAGGCGCTCGACCGTCTTGGCCTGCACTGCGGCGCGTCTCAAGCAGCCGCGCGCCACTTGCATGGAACCATCAAGTCGCGTAGGTCGAGCAACGGCTTTGAGCTGATCGCGCTGACCGCGTTCGCGCAAACCATCGAGCTCAAGGTCGACGGCGCCGACAGTCTCGTTGTCGTGCTGAATCTCGACGGCGGCGTGACGCTCGTCGCCGACGGTGTGCGCGCGGGGGTTGCTACAGGCGATATTGTTTATGCGTCGTCGCGCGAGGAAGCGCTCCTGTCGTTCACCACCGACTTCCGTGCGTTCTTGATCCGCGTACCCCGCGCTGCCATCAACGCACGCCTTCTTACACCGTTCTCACTGCGTGCCGGGCGTTTGCCCGGAGACGCCGGTATCGGTCACGTGTTTTCCGGCTTTCTACGCTCGATTAATGAAAGCGTGGAGACGTTGTCACTCGACGAGCTGCGTCCCCTCGAACTCGCGCTCGCGGAGTTCCTGGTCGCGAGTCTCGCTGGTCACGACAAGGAAGGCAGCTTCAGTGGCCTCACGCCATCTCAGGCCGCGCTCTTTTCGCGCGTATGTCGAACCATCGAAGGCAATCTCGCTGACCCCGATTTCGGGCTGACATCGATAGCGAAAGAAGAGCGCGTCTCGCCGCGTTATCTGCAGAAGCTGTTTGAAGCGGTTGGACAGAATTTCTCCACCTACTTGCGCTCACGCAGGCTGGAGCGCTGCCGCGCGGATCTGGTCAATCCGCTGTATGAAAAGCTTTCGATTGCCGATGTCTGCTTCCGCTGGGGTTTCAACGATCCCGCGTATTTCAGCCGCGCGTTTCGCGAGCAATATGGCGCGTCGCCGCGCACTTTCCGGCATGAAGCGAGTCTTGAATTAGCGCGCCATCTCGTGAGGCGAATCTCACGCGGCTTGCCTGTCAATGCCGGGACTTTGCTCGTGCATGCACAGCTCGCCGAGCGGGGTGCGGTTCATGAAGTTGCGGACGAGGCCGCCTCTGCAGACCAGCTTGAAGCGCCTTCGGCACCACCGCCGCGTGAGTCCGGCAAGCCGCGTCATCATCTGTTGCGCGCGACGGCCAACACGATTCACTGGGGTTATTTCAGTCACGATCTCAAGCCCGTGCTCGAACTGAACAGCGGCGACACGGTAACTATCGAAACACTCACGCAACACGCGGCGGATGATTGGGAGCGCATGGTGCAGGGAGATCCGGGCGCTGAAAGCGTGTTCCACTGGACCGCCGGGCGCAAGAACGTCAACCGCCGCGGCGCGGGCCCAATGGACGCGTCCATCTATGGACGTGGCGCGGGAGAAGGCTTCGGCGTGCATATCTGTACCGGACCGATTGCCGTGCACGACGCGGAACCCGGCGATGTGCTGGAAGTGCGCATCCTCGACATTCACCCGCGCCGTTGCGCCAATCCGAAATTCGCCGGCCGCGCGTTCGGCAGCAATGCCGCGGCGTGGTGGGGCTTCCACTATCGCGAGTTATTGACCGAGCCGAAACCGCGCGAGGTCGTCACCATCTATGAACTTGATGCCGACGCCACCGCAGGCGAAACCGCCTGCGCGCGCGCCGTCTATAACTTCCGCTGGACACCTCAGCGCGATCCCTTTGGCGTGATGCACCCGACGATCGATTATCCTGGCGTGCCAGTCGATCATTCGACGGTAGTCGAGAATCACGACATCCTGAAGAACGTCCAGATTCCGGTGCGTCCGCACTTCGGCGTGATCACCGTCGCGCCGCAGCAGGATGGTCTGATCGATTCGATTCCGCCGTCCACCTTCGGCGGAAATCTCGACAACTGGCGTGTAACGCGCGGAGCAAGTGTGTTCTTGCCGGTCGGGGTGCCCGGCGCGCTGCTCTCCATTGGCGACCCGCATGCATCGCAAGGAGACTCAGAACTGTGCGGCACCGCGATCGAGTGTTCGCTCACTGGCGACTTCCAACTGGTGCTTCACAAGAAAGAGACGCTTGGCAGGCAGGTGTTTGCGGACCTCACCTATCCGCTAGTCGAAACCGCCGACGAATGGGTTCTTCACGGCTTCAGCTATCCGAACTATCTGGCCGAGTTCGGCACGAGCGCGCAAAGCGCTGTGTACGAAAAATCCACTCTCGATCTCGCAATGCGCGACGCGTTCATCAAAACACGGCGCTTCCTGATGACGACCAAAGCCCTTTCAGAAGATGAGGCGATCTCGCTGATCTCGGTCGCAGTCGACTTCGGCGTGACGCAGGTGGTAGACGGTAACTGGGGGGTGCACGCGATCATCCGGAAGTCGCTCTTCACCGCGTGA